The following are encoded together in the Myxococcales bacterium genome:
- a CDS encoding CAP domain-containing protein, with protein sequence MAELTNPVTAPVTAEFAFVTGTALVFVLGFIAIVGCADVLGYDDVSFEDGTGGAIYGTGGSSASGGAGGSGGTAGQPAGGGGPSGGGGAPSGGGVSSGGGGVPNGGGGAPSGGGSPGGGGSPGGGGGTTGTGGTTGSHYETLTNPNGTGNEAGGVIPVCCVPSSTEKSEIDQVFNLLNQHRLANGKSALAYDAKLEAAIEGHVHHMAVHSFWGHDAPESAVGSPWVRASLCGSSANGENLGNGYSSPASVMDGWKNSPGHNANMLGDFSRVGIGKYSGYWGQLFGN encoded by the coding sequence ATGGCTGAGCTCACGAACCCTGTGACCGCGCCGGTCACGGCCGAGTTTGCCTTTGTGACAGGGACCGCTCTCGTTTTCGTACTCGGGTTCATCGCCATCGTCGGGTGCGCCGACGTGCTCGGCTATGACGACGTCAGCTTCGAGGACGGCACCGGCGGGGCCATCTACGGCACGGGCGGGTCGAGCGCATCAGGAGGAGCCGGAGGCTCGGGCGGAACCGCCGGTCAGCCCGCTGGTGGAGGAGGTCCGAGCGGCGGCGGTGGAGCGCCGAGTGGCGGCGGTGTCTCGAGCGGTGGCGGAGGCGTGCCGAACGGGGGTGGTGGTGCTCCCAGCGGCGGCGGTTCGCCGGGCGGCGGCGGTTCGCCGGGCGGTGGCGGCGGCACGACGGGAACCGGCGGAACTACCGGAAGCCATTACGAGACGCTCACGAATCCGAACGGTACTGGCAATGAGGCGGGCGGTGTCATCCCTGTCTGCTGCGTCCCGAGCTCGACCGAGAAATCCGAGATCGATCAGGTCTTCAACTTGCTGAACCAACATCGACTCGCGAATGGCAAGAGCGCGCTTGCATACGACGCCAAGCTCGAAGCCGCTATTGAAGGACATGTCCATCACATGGCCGTGCACAGCTTCTGGGGACACGACGCGCCTGAGAGCGCAGTGGGCAGTCCCTGGGTGCGAGCATCCTTGTGCGGCTCGAGCGCAAATGGCGAAAACCTTGGTAACGGCTACAGCAGCCCGGCGAGCGTGATGGATGGTTGGAAGAACTCCCCCGGACACAATGCCAACATGCTGGGCGACTTTAGCCGCGTCGGCATTGGTAAGTACAGCGGCTACTGGGGCCAGCTATTTGGTAACTGA